The following are from one region of the Cryptosporangium minutisporangium genome:
- a CDS encoding YraN family protein, with product MGAAKNAVGAYGERVAARHLQQAGLVVLDRNWRCAEGELDIVARDGSALVFCEVKTRRSDRHGTPAEAVVADKAARLRRLACEWIRASGVHPETIRFDVVSVRPQRSGPAHVEHLRGAF from the coding sequence ATGGGGGCAGCGAAGAACGCCGTGGGCGCGTACGGCGAGCGGGTGGCCGCACGCCATCTGCAGCAGGCCGGGCTGGTCGTCCTCGACCGCAACTGGCGCTGCGCCGAGGGGGAACTCGACATCGTGGCCCGGGACGGCTCCGCTCTGGTCTTCTGCGAGGTGAAGACGCGGCGCAGCGACCGGCACGGCACGCCGGCCGAGGCGGTGGTCGCCGACAAGGCGGCCCGATTACGTCGCCTGGCCTGCGAGTGGATCCGCGCCAGCGGCGTCCACCCGGAGACGATCCGGTTCGACGTGGTGAGCGTCCGGCCGCAGCGCTCCGGCCCGGCGCACGTCGAGCACCTGCGGGGAGCGTTCTGA